In a single window of the Euleptes europaea isolate rEulEur1 chromosome 4, rEulEur1.hap1, whole genome shotgun sequence genome:
- the TRIM14 gene encoding tripartite motif-containing protein 14: MEAAAPCELCAAAAALEPRAAAWSCLTCLGSFCEAHARPHLGGGAGAFRGHRVRPAAAAARELRALREAARRCAHHPGRPLELFCARCGLCVCALCPALGPHRAHPVDLAAQAARGKQAIMTSYLKQLTAKRKQETDNTKHIAEAANELKAHMSAGKTWLTGMFAELHLLFDEEEALTKRYVEEKGQQTLRRYEEQMEASETQIGIIDSFSDRIGQIQLQPDPLYVLKDFTSVEKEIAKQSIPAEPWVAEPFSFEHLANHFKRFVETLQSILQKPLETRLKEDVFGSLDATLKKEPGDLQKANSCIDRSLFLKHARSPTLELDSLHPRLTLSEDLLSVSYSWRRRFYPSSPQRFDTLWQVLSRDSFGAGSHYWEVDLVQAAQGWWIGAAYPSLKRKGDSELCRLGWNRVSWCIKRFDFEYWAFHNGEKIPIRTEEDPERIGVFLDYEAGLLSFYNVTSGMAHLHTFCSKFTEPVYPALRLWEGTITIRKLT, encoded by the exons ATGGAGGCGGCGGCCCCGTGCGAGCtgtgcgcggcggcggcggcgctggagCCCCGCGCGGCCGCCTGGAGCTGCCTCACCTGCTTGGGCTCCTTCTGCGAGGCCCACGCCCGGCCCCACCTGGGCGGCGGCGCTGGGGCTTTCCGCGGCCACCGCgtgcggccggcggcggcggcggcgcgggagCTGCGCGCCCTGCGGGAGGCGGCGCGGCGCTGCGCCCACCACCCCGGCCGCCCGCTGGAGCTCTTCTGCGCGCGGTGCGGGCTGTGCGTGTGCGCCCTCTGCCCCGCGCTGGGGCCGCACCGCGCCCACCCCGTCGACCTCGCCGCCCAGGCGGCCAGGGGCAAGCAg GCGATCATGACGTCCTACCTGAAGCAGTTAACAGCAAAGAGGAAGCAGGAGACTGACAATACCAAGCACATTGCAGAAGCTGCTAATGAACTTAAG GCGCACATGTCGGCAGGTAAAACTTGGTTGACGGGGATGTTTGCCGAACTCCACCTCTTGTTTGATGAGGAAGAAGCGTTGACCAAAAGATACGTAGAGGAGAAGGGCCAGCAGACCCTGAGGAGATATGAAGAGCAGATGGAGGCCAGCGAGACGCAAATAGGGATCATAGACAGTTTCTCAGACAGGATCGGACAAATTCAACTGCAGCCAGACCCTCTTTATGTACTCAAG GACTTTACCTCCGTAGAGAAGGAAATAGCGAAGCAGAGTATCCCTGCGGAGCCGTGGGTCGCAGAGCCCTTCTCATTCGAGCACCTCGCCAACCACTTCAAACGTTTCGTGGAGACCCTTCAGTCAATCTTGCAGAAGCCGCTTGAAACACGGCTCAAGGAAG ATGTTTTTGGCAGCCTTGACGCCACCTTGAAGAAGGAGCCGGGTGACTTGCAGAAAGCAAACTCTTGCATTGATCGGTCGCTTTTTCTAAAAC ATGCAAGATCCCCCACACTGGAGCTTGATAGTTTGCACCCCAGGTTGACATTGTCCGAGGACCTTCTTTCAGTAAGCTACTCCTGGAGGAGGAGGTTTTATCCCTCAAGTCCGCAGCGATTTGACACACTGTGGCAAGTTCTGAGCAGAGATTCTTTCGGTGCTGGGAGCCATTACTGGGAGGTGGATTTGGTCCAAGCTGCCCAAGGATGGTGGATCGGGGCCGCTTACCCTTCCCTCAAGAGAAAAGGCGACTCTGAGCTTTGCCGGCTGGGGTGGAACCGAGTATCCTGGTGTATCAAAAGGTTTGATTTTGAATACTGGGCATTCCACAATGGGGAGAAAATCCCAATACGGACAGAAGAAGATCCCGAACGAATTGGAGTTTTCCTGGATTATGAAGCCGGGCTCCTGTCTTTCTATAATGTAACATCCGGGATGGCACACCTGCATACTTTCTGCTCCAAGTTCACTGAGCCTGTTTACCCAGCTCTGAGGTTGTGGGAAGGGACTATCACAATCCGTAAACTCACCTGA